The following proteins come from a genomic window of Candidatus Methylomirabilota bacterium:
- a CDS encoding ornithine cyclodeaminase family protein (catalyzes the formation of L-proline from L-ornithine) encodes MLVLSRDDLRAVLDPPGLVDALAASIGAHAAGRTRVPARGVLPVADDGVLLLMPAAIDDGDAHALGTKLVTYYERNRLRGHPTIYASYVLMDGASGRPLALLEGTFLTGIRTGATSALAARHLARPDARRLACFGAGVQAAFQVRCLAAVLPLESVSVVGRDPARAREFCAALGRELGIAVEVAPDARRAVADADVVTCATTARTPVVAGADLRPGTHVDAVGAFRRDAREVDTEVVRRARVAVDTYAGALEEAGDILIPLGEGAIGREHVVAELAELVTGARAGRTRPEEITLFKSVGWALEDLAAARLAYNRARERSLGTEVSL; translated from the coding sequence GTGCTCGTCCTCTCGCGCGACGATCTGCGGGCCGTCCTCGACCCGCCGGGTCTCGTGGATGCCCTCGCGGCGTCGATCGGCGCGCATGCGGCTGGGCGGACGCGGGTGCCGGCGCGCGGCGTGCTGCCCGTCGCCGACGACGGCGTGCTCCTCCTCATGCCCGCGGCGATCGACGACGGCGACGCCCACGCGCTGGGGACGAAGCTCGTGACCTACTACGAGAGGAATCGCCTCCGCGGCCATCCGACGATCTACGCGAGCTACGTCCTCATGGACGGCGCCTCGGGCCGGCCGCTGGCGCTCCTCGAGGGCACCTTCCTCACCGGGATCCGCACCGGCGCCACCTCGGCGCTCGCCGCCCGCCACCTGGCCCGGCCCGACGCGCGCCGCCTCGCCTGCTTCGGCGCCGGCGTGCAGGCCGCGTTCCAGGTGCGCTGCCTCGCGGCGGTCCTGCCGCTCGAGAGCGTGTCCGTCGTCGGCCGCGACCCGGCGCGGGCGCGGGAATTCTGCGCCGCGCTCGGCCGCGAGCTCGGGATCGCCGTCGAGGTCGCGCCCGACGCCCGCCGGGCCGTGGCCGACGCCGACGTCGTCACCTGCGCGACGACGGCGCGGACGCCGGTGGTGGCGGGCGCCGACCTCCGTCCCGGCACGCACGTCGACGCCGTGGGGGCGTTCCGGCGCGACGCCCGCGAGGTGGACACCGAGGTCGTCCGCCGCGCGCGCGTGGCGGTGGACACGTACGCGGGCGCGCTGGAGGAGGCCGGCGACATCCTGATCCCGCTCGGCGAGGGCGCGATCGGGCGGGAGCACGTCGTCGCCGAGCTGGCGGAGCTGGTGACCGGGGCGCGCGCCGGGCGCACCCGGCCCGAGGAGATCACGCTCTTCAAGTCCGTCGGCTGGGCGCTCGAGGACCTGGCGGCCGCCCGCCTCGCGTACAATCGGGCGAGGGAGCGATCCCTCGGCACGGAGGTGAG